In a single window of the Cupriavidus sp. P-10 genome:
- a CDS encoding response regulator translates to MDAHVDHILVVDDDREIRELVSTYLTKNGLRVTVAQDGRQMRSFLDANAVDLIVLDVMMPGDDGLVLCRELRAGKHKTTPVLMLTARSDETDRILGLEMGADDYLPKPFAARELLARIKAVLRRTRMLPPNLQITEAGQLLEFGDWQLDTTARHLIDRDGIIVALSGAEYRLLRVFVDHPQRVLNRDQLLSLTQGREAEMFERSVDLLVSRLRQHLKDDAREPRYIKTVRSEGYVFSMPVAIREARQ, encoded by the coding sequence ATGGATGCACACGTCGACCATATCCTGGTTGTCGATGACGACCGGGAAATCCGGGAGCTGGTATCGACCTACCTGACCAAGAATGGCCTGCGCGTGACCGTGGCGCAGGACGGCAGGCAAATGCGATCGTTCCTGGATGCCAATGCCGTGGACCTGATCGTGCTGGACGTGATGATGCCGGGCGACGATGGCCTGGTGCTGTGTCGTGAACTGCGAGCGGGCAAGCACAAGACCACGCCGGTGCTGATGCTGACCGCGCGCAGCGACGAGACCGATCGCATCCTCGGCCTCGAAATGGGTGCGGACGACTATCTGCCCAAGCCTTTCGCGGCGCGCGAGCTGCTGGCTCGCATCAAGGCGGTGCTGCGCCGGACGCGCATGCTGCCGCCCAACCTGCAGATCACGGAAGCAGGCCAGTTGCTGGAATTCGGCGACTGGCAACTGGACACCACGGCCCGGCACCTGATTGACCGCGATGGCATCATCGTCGCGCTGAGTGGCGCGGAGTACCGCTTGCTGCGCGTGTTTGTCGACCACCCGCAGCGCGTGCTCAACCGCGACCAGCTGCTCAGCCTCACGCAAGGCCGTGAGGCGGAGATGTTCGAGCGCTCGGTCGACTTGCTGGTCAGCCGCTTGCGCCAGCACCTCAAGGACGATGCGCGCGAACCCCGCTACATCAAGACCGTGCGCAGCGAGGGCTACGTGTTCTCGATGCCGGTTGCGATCCGGGAGGCCCGGCAGTGA
- a CDS encoding tripartite tricarboxylate transporter substrate binding protein, with amino-acid sequence MPAPLQLAAISLSLTFAVLALPGTAHAEFPDKTVRIVVPYSPGGGTDIVARRLAERLTPRLKQTVVVENKPGANGIIGTDAVAKSAPDGHTYVLVVNTHLLNPILYKKMPYDTFNDLIGVTMVAKSPLVFVTQTEFPASNAVDFARYVKAKPDKYSYGSSENMTRLVGAMYNKAQNLDMVNVAYKGGAPLMTDVIGGVTTVGVTSVLTAKPFITAGKLRPLAVTGAQRTPALPNVPTMIESGMKDFEVYTSYSLYAPAKTPKAALERMQKEVHAVVMAPDMKEILAEQAATPVAQSVDEFNAEVKKDFAVWQRLAKEVNLQAE; translated from the coding sequence ATGCCCGCCCCACTTCAACTCGCGGCGATCAGCCTATCGCTGACCTTTGCCGTGCTGGCATTGCCCGGCACGGCACACGCGGAATTCCCGGACAAGACCGTCCGTATCGTCGTGCCCTACTCGCCTGGCGGAGGCACCGACATCGTCGCGCGCCGGCTGGCGGAGCGGCTCACCCCGCGCCTGAAGCAGACCGTGGTGGTCGAGAACAAGCCTGGCGCCAACGGCATCATCGGTACCGATGCCGTCGCCAAGTCGGCCCCGGACGGCCATACCTACGTGCTGGTGGTCAACACGCACCTGCTGAACCCGATCCTCTACAAGAAGATGCCGTACGACACCTTCAACGACCTGATCGGGGTCACGATGGTGGCCAAGTCGCCGCTGGTGTTCGTCACGCAGACAGAATTCCCGGCCAGCAACGCGGTCGACTTCGCGCGCTACGTCAAGGCGAAGCCGGACAAGTACTCCTATGGCAGCTCGGAGAACATGACCCGGCTGGTCGGCGCGATGTACAACAAGGCGCAGAACCTGGACATGGTCAACGTGGCCTACAAGGGCGGTGCGCCATTGATGACCGACGTGATCGGCGGTGTCACCACGGTGGGCGTTACCAGCGTGCTGACCGCCAAGCCGTTCATCACCGCCGGCAAGCTGCGTCCCCTTGCGGTCACCGGCGCCCAGCGCACGCCGGCCCTGCCCAACGTGCCGACCATGATCGAGTCCGGCATGAAGGACTTCGAGGTCTACACCTCGTACAGCCTGTACGCGCCGGCCAAGACCCCGAAGGCAGCGCTGGAGCGCATGCAGAAGGAGGTCCATGCGGTGGTGATGGCGCCCGATATGAAGGAAATCCTGGCAGAGCAGGCGGCCACGCCTGTGGCGCAGTCGGTCGATGAATTCAATGCCGAGGTGAAGAAAGACTTCGCGGTCTGGCAACGCCTGGCTAAAGAGGTCAACCTGCAAGCGGAGTGA
- a CDS encoding organic hydroperoxide resistance protein, whose amino-acid sequence MTQIENVLYTGKVHITAGGRDGEARSDDGRLNLKLSSPGSKGPGTNPEQLLATGWSACFIGAIGLAAGKMKIKLPSDLSVDAEVDLGTAGEAYLLQARLNVRIPGVEREVAQALVDTAHRTCPYSKALHGNVHVETNLI is encoded by the coding sequence ATGACCCAAATCGAAAATGTGCTGTACACCGGCAAGGTCCATATCACCGCGGGTGGCCGCGACGGCGAAGCCCGTAGCGACGATGGCCGACTCAACCTGAAGTTGTCGTCACCGGGATCCAAAGGACCTGGCACGAACCCGGAGCAATTGCTGGCGACGGGATGGTCGGCTTGCTTTATCGGCGCGATCGGGCTGGCCGCGGGCAAGATGAAGATCAAGCTGCCGTCCGACTTGTCCGTCGACGCGGAAGTCGACCTCGGCACGGCCGGCGAAGCCTACCTGCTGCAGGCCCGCCTCAATGTCCGGATCCCCGGCGTCGAGCGCGAAGTGGCCCAGGCACTGGTGGATACCGCGCACCGGACTTGCCCGTACTCGAAAGCCCTGCACGGCAACGTTCATGTTGAAACCAACCTGATCTGA
- a CDS encoding DUF1097 domain-containing protein, with product MSNTSTPAAMAISPGTFHGITLVGAVVAAVTTFVTLAAALPAWAMFLGWVGYNSRGQTVREGLANLVALLLGIVFGAGTALLIGWLTPHVGNLATPLAVFADVVLVLSLRALPGINNPLAYFLGLISFFAAGQPPSPLLLGGLVAAGVLGAIGGGISNVLQGRLAR from the coding sequence ATGTCGAACACCAGCACTCCTGCTGCCATGGCGATTTCACCGGGCACGTTCCATGGCATTACGCTGGTTGGGGCTGTGGTGGCCGCCGTGACAACGTTCGTGACGCTTGCCGCGGCGTTGCCGGCCTGGGCCATGTTCCTGGGCTGGGTCGGATACAACTCTCGCGGGCAGACGGTGCGCGAAGGCCTGGCGAATCTTGTGGCGCTCTTGCTCGGCATCGTGTTTGGCGCAGGGACAGCACTGCTGATCGGATGGCTGACCCCGCACGTCGGGAATCTTGCCACGCCGCTTGCGGTATTCGCCGACGTCGTGCTGGTGCTCAGCCTGCGGGCATTGCCTGGCATCAACAACCCGCTTGCCTATTTTCTTGGCCTGATCAGCTTCTTTGCCGCGGGCCAGCCGCCGTCGCCCCTGCTGCTGGGGGGGCTGGTCGCGGCTGGGGTGCTTGGCGCGATTGGCGGCGGCATCAGCAACGTGCTGCAAGGGCGCCTGGCGCGGTAG
- a CDS encoding FAD-containing oxidoreductase: protein MAQGFDAIIIGTGQAGPALAARLSGAGMNVAVIERARFGGTCVNTGCIPTKTLIASAYAAHLARRAAEYGVTIGGPVAVDMKQVKQRKDEISGRSANGIETWMRGLAKGSVYHGHAVFETAHSVRVNGELLEADRIFINVGGRALVPPMPGLDQVPYLTNSGMMDVDYLPEHLVVIGGSYIGLEFAQMYRRFGAKVTVVEKGPRLIQREDEDVSQAVHEILAGEGVEIRLNANCLSARREGNGIAVGLDCTDGSRNVQGSHLLLAVGRVPNTDDLQLDKAGIEADDRGYIKVDEQLQTNVPGIWALGDCNGRGAFTHTSYHDYEIVAANLLDKDPRKLSDRITAYALFTDPPLGRAGMTETEARQSGRRVLVGRRPMSRVGRAVEKGESQGFMKVVVDADSKLILGAAILGLGGDEVIHTLLDVMYARAPYTTVSRAMHIHPTVSELVPTLLQELA, encoded by the coding sequence ATGGCTCAAGGATTCGACGCGATCATCATCGGCACCGGACAAGCCGGTCCCGCACTTGCCGCGCGGCTGTCAGGCGCCGGCATGAACGTGGCGGTCATCGAGCGCGCGCGCTTTGGCGGCACCTGCGTCAACACCGGCTGCATACCGACCAAGACCTTGATCGCAAGTGCGTATGCGGCGCACCTGGCGCGGCGCGCGGCCGAGTATGGCGTGACGATCGGCGGGCCGGTGGCGGTCGACATGAAGCAGGTAAAGCAACGCAAGGATGAAATTTCCGGCCGGTCCGCCAACGGCATCGAAACGTGGATGCGTGGCCTGGCGAAGGGCTCGGTCTACCACGGGCATGCGGTGTTCGAGACCGCGCACAGTGTGCGGGTCAACGGCGAATTGCTGGAAGCCGACCGGATCTTCATCAACGTCGGCGGCCGGGCCCTGGTGCCACCCATGCCCGGGCTTGACCAGGTTCCGTACCTGACCAATTCGGGCATGATGGATGTCGATTACCTGCCGGAGCACCTGGTCGTCATTGGCGGCAGCTACATCGGACTCGAATTTGCCCAGATGTACCGGCGCTTCGGCGCAAAGGTGACCGTTGTCGAAAAGGGCCCGCGACTGATCCAGCGCGAAGACGAGGACGTGTCGCAGGCGGTGCACGAGATCCTGGCGGGCGAGGGTGTCGAGATCCGGCTCAATGCCAACTGCCTGAGCGCGCGCAGGGAGGGCAATGGCATTGCCGTCGGACTGGATTGCACGGATGGATCGCGCAACGTCCAGGGCTCGCACCTGCTGCTGGCAGTCGGGCGCGTGCCAAACACGGATGACCTGCAACTCGACAAGGCCGGCATCGAGGCCGACGACCGCGGCTATATCAAGGTGGACGAACAGTTGCAGACCAACGTTCCTGGCATCTGGGCGCTGGGTGATTGCAACGGCCGCGGCGCCTTCACGCATACGTCGTATCACGATTATGAAATCGTCGCCGCCAATCTTCTCGACAAGGACCCCCGCAAGCTTTCGGATCGCATCACGGCCTATGCCTTGTTCACCGATCCCCCGCTTGGCCGCGCCGGCATGACCGAGACGGAAGCCCGGCAGTCCGGGCGCAGGGTGCTGGTTGGCAGGCGCCCCATGAGCCGCGTCGGGCGAGCAGTGGAGAAGGGCGAGAGCCAGGGCTTCATGAAGGTGGTGGTCGATGCGGATAGCAAGCTCATCCTGGGTGCCGCGATCCTGGGCCTGGGTGGCGACGAGGTGATTCACACGCTGCTCGACGTGATGTATGCCAGGGCACCCTACACCACGGTCAGCCGCGCCATGCACATCCATCCGACCGTGTCGGAGCTGGTGCCGACGCTGCTCCAGGAACTGGCCTGA
- a CDS encoding porin, translated as MKKMFAVFAASVAANAACAESGVTLFGVADIGIEYNSNAGRNGDNLFRLSSGNQSGSRWGVRGTEDLGAGLKAVFQLESGFDLDTGNSAQGGRLFGRNAYVGLESPYGSVLLGRQHTALRDFNGLYDPASTADRYGILGIAPEFGARADNAVKYVGKFGGLTGAVFYSFQTNGNEVAGSDVFGREYGAYLSYASGPVSLGLAYDDQHTGTPANKAPVLRRYAVAGTYAAGPAKVFAGYRLAKAIDGARLPGAQAANAGANLYWLGVNYKLTPAVALTGAAYYQDFRQTGSDPWQFVVTADYAFSKRTDLYASVAYALNKEQSYLGVSGYNSGTGATAVYNVEPGKSQLGAVMGVRHRF; from the coding sequence ATGAAGAAGATGTTCGCGGTGTTTGCCGCATCCGTGGCGGCAAATGCTGCCTGCGCCGAATCCGGCGTCACGCTGTTCGGCGTTGCCGATATCGGTATCGAGTACAACAGCAACGCCGGCCGCAACGGCGACAATCTGTTCAGGCTGAGTTCCGGCAATCAGTCAGGCTCGCGCTGGGGCGTGCGCGGAACCGAAGACCTGGGCGCCGGGCTCAAAGCCGTGTTCCAGCTGGAAAGCGGCTTTGACCTGGATACCGGCAATTCAGCCCAGGGCGGACGCCTGTTTGGCCGCAATGCTTACGTTGGATTGGAGAGTCCGTATGGCAGTGTGCTGCTCGGGCGGCAGCACACTGCCCTGCGGGACTTCAATGGCCTCTATGACCCGGCTTCCACGGCGGACCGCTACGGCATCCTGGGCATCGCGCCCGAGTTCGGCGCGCGGGCGGACAACGCCGTGAAGTATGTCGGCAAGTTCGGCGGACTGACCGGCGCGGTTTTCTACTCGTTCCAGACCAATGGCAACGAGGTGGCAGGCAGCGATGTGTTCGGGCGCGAGTACGGCGCCTACCTCAGCTACGCCAGCGGCCCGGTGTCATTGGGGCTGGCCTATGACGACCAGCACACCGGCACGCCGGCCAACAAGGCACCGGTGCTGCGGCGCTATGCGGTAGCCGGCACGTACGCGGCGGGCCCGGCCAAGGTATTCGCCGGATACCGCCTGGCCAAGGCCATCGACGGCGCCCGGCTGCCCGGTGCGCAGGCTGCGAACGCCGGCGCCAACCTCTACTGGCTTGGGGTGAACTACAAGCTGACACCTGCCGTTGCGCTGACGGGCGCAGCCTACTACCAGGACTTCCGCCAGACCGGATCGGACCCCTGGCAGTTCGTGGTCACGGCGGACTACGCCTTCTCCAAGCGTACCGACCTCTATGCATCGGTGGCCTATGCGCTCAACAAAGAGCAGTCATACCTGGGCGTCAGCGGATACAACAGCGGCACGGGCGCGACGGCCGTCTATAACGTGGAGCCAGGCAAGAGCCAGCTCGGTGCAGTGATGGGTGTGCGCCACCGGTTCTGA
- a CDS encoding SDR family NAD(P)-dependent oxidoreductase, translated as MTTPTHAGTALITGASSGIGAIYADRLARRGHDLILVARSRSRLEALARRITDETGRSVEIVTADLGQAADVRRIEDLLRTDASITTLVNNAGVGAAAPLLVSDIDKMQAMIELNVTALTRLTYAAAPAFVARGEGTIINIASIVAVAPEVLNGVYGGSKAFVLAFTQSLQHELAGKGVRVQAVLPGATRTEFWDTAGQPVENLPQGIVMSGDDLVDAALAGLDLGEVITVPSLPDEADWTAFEAARAALGPNLSRDQPAARYRVAR; from the coding sequence ATGACTACGCCCACCCACGCCGGCACCGCCCTCATCACCGGCGCATCTTCCGGCATCGGCGCCATCTACGCAGACCGCCTCGCGCGCCGGGGCCACGATCTCATCCTGGTGGCTCGCAGCCGCTCCCGGCTCGAAGCGTTGGCCCGCCGCATCACCGATGAAACCGGCCGCTCGGTCGAGATCGTGACGGCGGACCTGGGACAGGCTGCCGATGTCCGGCGCATCGAAGACCTGTTGCGCACCGATGCCAGCATTACCACGCTGGTGAACAATGCCGGCGTTGGCGCCGCGGCACCGTTGCTGGTGTCGGATATCGACAAGATGCAGGCGATGATCGAGCTCAACGTCACGGCCCTGACTCGCCTGACCTATGCTGCTGCGCCGGCATTCGTGGCGCGCGGCGAAGGCACCATCATCAACATCGCCTCGATCGTCGCGGTGGCGCCTGAGGTCCTGAACGGCGTCTATGGCGGCTCGAAGGCGTTCGTGCTGGCCTTTACCCAGTCGCTGCAGCATGAGCTCGCCGGCAAGGGCGTGCGCGTGCAGGCCGTGCTTCCCGGCGCGACGCGAACCGAGTTCTGGGACACCGCCGGCCAGCCGGTCGAGAACCTGCCGCAAGGCATTGTCATGAGCGGCGACGACCTGGTCGATGCCGCGCTGGCCGGGCTTGACCTGGGCGAAGTGATTACCGTGCCATCGTTGCCTGATGAAGCCGACTGGACGGCGTTCGAGGCTGCACGTGCCGCGCTTGGCCCCAATCTGTCACGTGACCAGCCCGCGGCCCGGTATCGCGTGGCGCGGTAG
- a CDS encoding MarR family winged helix-turn-helix transcriptional regulator, whose product MEHRLVYLLNVGQRRLQRWSQGRNAAGGVTSAQAGLLFFLGRNDGALISEAAAALDLGAPGMSGLADRTERAGLIERRPDDTDRRASRLWLTAAGRTARQRSKASMKVLNTKLIEGFTPAEIEVVARWLGSLQTKFPAADEGEV is encoded by the coding sequence ATGGAACATCGCCTCGTCTATCTGTTGAATGTGGGCCAGCGGCGCCTGCAGCGGTGGTCACAAGGACGCAATGCCGCGGGTGGCGTGACATCCGCCCAGGCCGGGCTGCTGTTCTTTCTGGGCAGGAACGATGGCGCCCTGATAAGCGAGGCCGCCGCGGCGCTGGACCTGGGCGCGCCCGGGATGAGCGGCCTGGCCGACCGGACCGAACGGGCCGGCCTGATCGAGCGCCGGCCGGACGACACCGATCGCCGTGCATCGCGCCTGTGGCTGACGGCGGCGGGGCGCACGGCGCGCCAGCGTTCCAAGGCGAGCATGAAGGTATTGAATACCAAACTGATCGAGGGCTTCACCCCTGCCGAGATCGAGGTAGTGGCGCGCTGGCTGGGCAGCCTGCAGACGAAGTTCCCGGCCGCCGACGAGGGTGAGGTATAA
- a CDS encoding enoyl-CoA hydratase: MTPEIRIELNGGVLTMTLARPDKKNALTNEMYGVLADTIEQAQQDRSVRVVLVQGDGDMFTAGNDIGEFAAIAAGKRPGERHVHRFLHALANSTVPIVAAVNGKAVGVGTTMLLHCDYVVLGQDAQLITPFVNLALVPEAASSYLLPLRIGHARAFEMFALGEPLDAQTAVAWGIANKVCSNDELRQEARRMAEKLATRPPGSLSAMKKLMRDAEKLVSQMHSESARFEERLASAEAREAFLAFAEKRKPDFTRIDGQ; this comes from the coding sequence ATGACCCCGGAAATCCGCATTGAACTGAACGGCGGCGTGCTGACCATGACGCTTGCCCGGCCGGACAAGAAGAACGCGTTGACGAACGAGATGTATGGCGTACTCGCCGACACGATCGAGCAGGCGCAGCAGGACCGGAGTGTCCGGGTCGTGCTGGTCCAGGGAGATGGGGACATGTTTACGGCCGGGAACGACATCGGCGAGTTCGCCGCGATCGCTGCGGGAAAGCGCCCCGGCGAACGCCACGTGCACCGCTTCCTGCACGCCCTTGCCAACTCGACCGTACCGATTGTCGCCGCGGTCAACGGCAAGGCCGTCGGCGTCGGGACCACCATGCTGCTGCATTGCGATTACGTCGTGCTCGGCCAGGATGCGCAGTTGATCACGCCTTTCGTCAACCTCGCCCTGGTTCCCGAAGCGGCTTCTAGCTACCTGCTCCCGCTGCGGATCGGCCACGCCAGGGCCTTCGAAATGTTTGCGCTGGGTGAACCGCTCGACGCGCAAACCGCGGTGGCCTGGGGCATCGCGAACAAGGTATGCAGCAATGACGAGTTGCGCCAGGAGGCGCGCCGGATGGCCGAGAAGCTGGCCACCAGGCCGCCCGGCTCACTCAGCGCAATGAAAAAGCTGATGCGCGATGCGGAAAAGCTGGTGTCGCAGATGCACAGTGAAAGCGCCAGGTTCGAGGAGCGGCTGGCCAGTGCCGAAGCCAGGGAAGCCTTCCTGGCTTTCGCCGAAAAGCGGAAACCGGACTTCACCAGGATTGACGGGCAGTAA
- a CDS encoding GNAT family N-acetyltransferase, with product MRPHYATEADWPDIHALLNASSLSVAGVQDRISEYMVVRDNAGLLGCAGLERYESTGVLRGLAVAQRARSSGLGELLISAIVADVRLEGVESIVLQTRHASGYFARLGFTPISYADLAPAVLASPAMRGDQAEIGTLMQIAL from the coding sequence ATGCGCCCTCACTATGCGACCGAGGCGGACTGGCCGGACATTCATGCGCTCCTGAACGCATCCTCATTATCCGTGGCGGGGGTTCAGGACCGCATCAGCGAATACATGGTCGTCCGGGATAACGCCGGCCTGCTCGGCTGCGCAGGCCTGGAACGCTATGAGAGCACAGGTGTCCTGCGAGGCCTTGCCGTGGCGCAGCGCGCCCGGTCATCCGGTCTTGGCGAACTTCTCATTTCCGCCATCGTGGCGGACGTCCGTCTCGAGGGTGTCGAGTCAATCGTGCTGCAGACAAGGCATGCGTCCGGCTACTTCGCCCGCCTCGGCTTTACGCCCATCAGCTACGCGGATCTCGCTCCGGCGGTGCTTGCCTCCCCGGCAATGCGTGGCGACCAGGCCGAAATCGGAACGCTGATGCAGATCGCGCTGTGA
- a CDS encoding patatin-like phospholipase family protein, which yields MGETAKVPASAQAEAHAELPGQVVLVLQGGGALGAYQVGVYQAMHEAGFEPRWVIGTSIGAINGAIIAGNPPAERLSRLKRFWDGVAYRRDGAGSGHYGEWENWARVLSITTHGIPSFFTPSLAAWWLGLRATVGLAQSAFYSTAPLRATLSNLVDFDYLNAGNTRLTVGTVSVRNGRMRYFTNRDTPLNVAHVMASAAFPPGFPAVQLDGEPYWDGGIYSNTPLEAVLDDRPRRSSLIFAVQLWPASGPEPDSIWQVMSRLRDIQYSSRAECHLERQRQMHRLRHVIRELGKHIPERERAQAAVQELLEWGCGTTMHVVELDAPQLDNNDMNRDIDFSARGIERRWAAGYQDTRDAICRAPWREPLDPIEGIAVHRIQAGIPDAARAPR from the coding sequence ATGGGCGAGACAGCAAAAGTACCCGCCTCCGCGCAAGCGGAAGCGCACGCGGAACTGCCCGGGCAGGTCGTGCTGGTCCTGCAAGGCGGGGGAGCGCTTGGTGCCTACCAGGTCGGCGTCTATCAGGCCATGCATGAGGCCGGCTTCGAGCCGCGGTGGGTGATCGGTACGTCGATCGGGGCGATCAACGGGGCCATCATCGCCGGCAACCCGCCAGCCGAGCGGCTCTCCCGGCTCAAGCGGTTCTGGGATGGCGTCGCATACCGCCGCGACGGCGCGGGAAGTGGCCACTACGGCGAATGGGAGAACTGGGCGCGGGTGCTGTCGATCACCACGCATGGCATTCCGTCGTTCTTCACGCCAAGTCTTGCCGCCTGGTGGCTGGGATTGCGCGCCACGGTGGGTCTTGCCCAGTCGGCGTTCTACTCCACCGCGCCGTTGCGCGCGACCCTGAGCAACCTGGTCGACTTCGATTACCTGAACGCCGGGAACACGCGGCTGACCGTCGGTACCGTCAGCGTGCGCAATGGCCGCATGCGCTACTTCACCAACCGCGACACGCCGCTGAACGTCGCTCACGTGATGGCCTCGGCGGCATTTCCGCCTGGCTTTCCCGCGGTTCAGCTGGACGGCGAGCCGTACTGGGACGGCGGTATCTATTCGAACACCCCGCTGGAAGCCGTCCTGGACGACCGTCCTCGCCGCAGTTCGCTGATCTTCGCCGTACAGTTGTGGCCGGCCAGCGGCCCCGAACCTGACTCCATCTGGCAGGTCATGAGCCGGCTGCGCGACATCCAGTATTCCAGCCGCGCGGAATGCCATCTCGAGCGGCAGCGGCAGATGCACCGCCTGCGGCATGTGATCCGCGAACTGGGCAAGCACATCCCGGAACGCGAGCGCGCGCAGGCCGCCGTGCAGGAGTTGCTCGAGTGGGGCTGCGGCACCACCATGCATGTGGTCGAGCTGGATGCGCCGCAGTTGGACAACAACGATATGAACCGCGATATCGATTTCTCCGCGCGCGGGATCGAACGCCGCTGGGCAGCCGGATACCAGGACACGCGAGATGCAATTTGCCGAGCGCCCTGGCGCGAGCCACTGGACCCGATCGAGGGAATCGCCGTGCATCGGATTCAGGCGGGCATCCCGGATGCCGCACGTGCCCCGAGATAG
- a CDS encoding cupin domain-containing protein, which produces MKSTRTMAAAMLFVGSGLVMQAAQAHTPGVHRTDLVRHDLVVPDREGIQVRVDFEPGAFAPMHSHPGEEIAYVLQGTLEYQLGNSPPVTLKAGESLFIPAGTAHSARNVGSGTASELATYIVKKGAPLVVPAK; this is translated from the coding sequence ATGAAATCGACCCGAACGATGGCTGCGGCCATGCTTTTCGTCGGCAGCGGCCTGGTGATGCAGGCGGCTCAGGCCCACACGCCAGGCGTCCATCGAACGGATCTCGTCCGGCACGACCTGGTCGTGCCAGATCGCGAGGGCATCCAGGTCAGGGTTGACTTCGAACCTGGCGCGTTCGCGCCGATGCATTCGCATCCGGGCGAGGAGATCGCCTATGTCCTGCAGGGGACGCTGGAGTACCAGCTCGGCAATAGCCCGCCCGTCACACTCAAGGCGGGGGAATCCCTGTTTATCCCGGCTGGGACCGCCCACTCGGCGCGCAATGTCGGCAGCGGCACGGCATCTGAACTGGCAACGTACATCGTGAAAAAGGGCGCACCGCTGGTGGTGCCGGCCAAATGA
- a CDS encoding PHA-granule associated protein 4 translates to MSAFIARNRASAVAYINACAKGTVELDYETAWEDAIELGRLGQKLGVDVQYRTVEHICVESADALTRGLREEKLTFRQRYLYCQFDMVALPEAMLCELESLAIEHGDYILPGHLLEETTLVWR, encoded by the coding sequence ATGAGCGCCTTTATTGCACGCAACCGGGCCAGCGCCGTGGCATACATCAACGCCTGCGCGAAAGGTACGGTCGAGTTGGACTATGAAACAGCGTGGGAAGATGCGATCGAGCTTGGTCGACTCGGACAGAAGCTGGGCGTCGATGTCCAGTACCGGACTGTCGAGCATATTTGTGTCGAATCTGCCGACGCATTGACACGCGGGCTTCGCGAAGAAAAGCTGACCTTCAGGCAGCGATACCTTTACTGCCAGTTCGACATGGTTGCCTTGCCCGAGGCAATGCTGTGCGAACTCGAGTCACTCGCCATCGAGCATGGCGACTACATCCTGCCGGGCCATTTGCTAGAGGAAACCACCCTCGTCTGGCGTTAG